A segment of the Lolium perenne isolate Kyuss_39 chromosome 3, Kyuss_2.0, whole genome shotgun sequence genome:
TACATGGAACAAGCTACATTATAGCATGCCAGCGTCAGTACAATTTTATCTTTTGTATTATATCTATAGCATGCGTTTTGATTCATCATAGTTAAACATAATAGTATAAATCAGTAGTACTATATGCTATAATCTACTATTGTTGTTGATGCATTTCCGCTCTTTTCTTGATGGCGTTCTCCAGTTCTTCACAGAATGATGGACACACCTTGCTCATCGTTCGTTGTGTTCTCTGTTTCAACAAAAAGAAAGTATGGAATTGTAAGCTCTTTTGCATAAACTAACTGTAATACCACACTCTGATGTATGCAAACTAAAATTTAATGCCCATATATATGTACGTGCTAGCACTTAGTTAGAATTGTGAATTTTGATACCTTTTTAGCATGGTTGCTGAATTTAACAAATAAACAGGATATGACGTAGAAATCTTCATAttgattcaaaaaaaaattgacttATCCACTCTATTTTATTACACAAACCTTCTATAGGAAAGGGGCATACAGTAGGATAAGGGTTTTTTTTAGCATTCCTGAAGTCAAATGATTGTCCTAGTGATGGGAACAAATTTGTTGTGGAATTGGTTAGCGGGTCGAGGGTAAGGCACAAACCGAAGTTGAATTTTGTGCTTTGTTATGGGCTATATGAAATATCAGGAATACTTATATATTTAATAATGCAAAATCATCTTCTTTTATGCATGTTATTCCGCGGGCCACTCATTGGATCCGTATGTGATTCTACTTCTACGTACATCCAATGGACAAGCGAGAGGATTTCATGGGATATATACAACCAGTGCGGCTGCTATTTTAATCTTAGGCTTATATGTTAGTGCGGAGTCacttcatgctatctttattttttAGATGGTTGATTCATATATCAATCTTGTGTGATCTGTGATGTAATAAGCTGTAACCACTTCGTACTATTTTAATAAAGTAATAAAAGTCACATGTATCAATCGATGCGGAGGCTGGTGCGGTTGTCACCTTTTCAAAAAATGGGAACAAATCCTTAATATGTCTGTTCATTGGACTTAGATTTGTCTGGTTAAAATTGTTGGAGAAAGTGTTGCAGTATTAATTGAGTCATGCACAATCACGGTGTCGATTTAAGAATGTTTATATCCATCACGTTCACCATCTGCTAGTTGGACTAGCCCGATGACACGCCTTGAAGTTAAGGTTGGCAAGCAGGTGCGACAAAACCTAGACACATATTGTTTCAGGGCTGGGGGTAAGGGGTATAGCTACATTGGCTGATTACTCAACCTAGATCTGGCTTTTGACGACTAACCTCATGAGAGGAAGAAGCATATTCATTCACCCGAGTGCTTGCGTTGGCCACGTCAGCAAAGAGAAACAACGGGACCAGGAAGTACTCTTATAAGTTATAACCCGTCAGTTACACCTAGACCCCAGGAATAACGGTTGATCATGAAAAAAAATGAGGAAATTTTTGTAGCGCAAACCCTCAAAGGCCTGGATGATGAACCCTGGTCAGTATAATCTAGGTTGAAGAAGGTTTCGCCAAATATGTACTATGGGTAGAGTATAAATGGAAGCTCACTCCATCCCCAATTCCTACACTAtgaggccttgtttacttctctGGTATTTTTCTTCCCAATGGGTATAGGGATGGGAGGggatttggtgttcacccaatcccctcAAATACCCCTCCCAAAAAATACACTAGTATGATGGAGAGTTTTTTATTTAGGCAAAAAAtgtggggatgggaggggatatctcgggattatgtcgttcaaaaccggagaagtaaacggactagtggggattttccgggatacgaaataatcccctcccatccccataaataccctagaagtaaacaaggcctaaacAAAGAACCCAGCATCCTGGGCATAATAGTATGTAGTGTAGATTCGAAATGTTTTAATCTGCACCATTTATCTTTCGGGCCTGGCTGTGGGAAGATGTGTACAAAATAAAACTCGCTCTATCATTGTAATGAAGTACTTAATCCACACTTATGATCTAGCAAAACCTTTATCCTAGTATAGAATATATTTCAGCTTTCAAGTTTTCAACAAACATAGTTTTGTGATTGGCagctatcaatcatatgattaagACATTATACAGTTGTAAATGTAACCGCTAAATCTACTCAACAAATCCCTATcacttggcccaccatgctttttTTTTTTCTATACCGAGGGTTTGCCCGGATTCTATTTGACATGAAGCAAGAAAAAAAAGGCAGATCGATGTACCTGGAGATGGAGGCTATAGAACGTCCTGTTCTGAAACGCGGAGGTCGACGAACTGACTAGGCGAAGCCCTTCGTTCTCCAGCACTTTGATGCACCTTGACATCGGCAGAGCTCCGGCCATGTTGCTCAGCAGGCTGACCTGGACCATGATGTCCCTGTCGTCGATGCAGGTGGCGGAGACGATCGGAGCTGTGTTCTCCTTCATAGCCAGCACGCCCGGCTTGCAGCTTGCCCGGGTCAgctcctctttcttcttctctagaCCCTCCACCTGCTTCTGCAGCTCCGGGATGTACTTGAGCGCTTTCGTCACCGTGATCGGAATGCTCAGCTTCTTCTGCAGAGATAACAAGATCGATGCAAAGGAGGAGTCGATCAGCAAATCATATATCGTGCAGCTTAATTGGCGGATGTTTAGAGATTTACGGTGTGATCGGTGTCGGGGAGGAGGGAGCGGAGGGAGGAATAGAGCCCGTTGAGCTGCTTTCGGCGATCGCGCTCGTACGCGTTGTGGCTGATCTTCCGGTGGGTTCCCTCTCCGCCGGGCGAGCCGTAGCCGCCGGAGGAGGTGCCGGCCGCACCTGCGGCCGGGATGCCGTCGAGGTCAAGGCCAGGCCACTGCTGGtgcccgccggcgccggagaagattTCCGCATCCAGCGACGAGATACTGCTGGCAAACGGGTCGTCGAACAGCTGGTGCTGGTGCCCCATTGCGGGCCGCCGGGAGCTGGAGCTTTTTCTTGGTCGGTCTTGCTCCCGTGGAGAGGTTGATTAGGGATTGATGGTGGATGAGAGAGGGAGACAGAGTAGCTAGCTACCTAACCACAGAGCTAATCTAGCTAATTAATGGCATTCTTCACTGTGAGACGCCTGCTAGTAATGTAGTTTTAAACAGATGTGGTTAGCATAAACTACTGCTTCTCATGGCAGGTTTGGTTTGATACGTGGAGTCAGCTTGAGCCAGTTCCGGAGTGGTGGCCTCCCATTTATATAGGGGCTAGTGATGACGGGGTGTCAGTGTCACGTACGACTTTCGAGATAACTAATTTAGCGGGCTAACTAATTCTGGATGTCTAAGTCTAGAAAAAAACATGACATAATTGTACCTTCTACAGATTGGCTATAATTTACTACGTACTACCTCCGTTTTATATTATTATGTGTATATATTAGATTTATTAAAGTCAAATTTTATAAAGTTTGATTTAACATATGTGAAAATAAAACCATTTATGTACCAAATACATATAATACGATATTATATTTCAATATGGCTCAAATGATACTGATTTGATATTTGTAAACGTTGGTAGTATTTTCTAGTAGGTTAACATTACGGCCGGAGTACTTGCTCCATAATGCAAGGAAAACTCTCTTGCTAATCGGGATAAACAATTAATTTACGATATGATATGTAGCATGTACATGCATGTTGATGTACTTAATTATCATGGCTAGCTTGATTTGATATGTAGCTTGTACATGCATGCATATGTTATATGTATATATCCAGTACTAGATACGAGTATTGGACTGGTCGACCTACCATTTTGCCTTTCAGATGTATTAATTTTTTTCAATAAATTAAATACATTTCTCCTTTCCAGAAGGAAAAAAAAAGGTGTCAAGCATCGTACAGTCCTCCTGTTGGCTTCATATGGGCGCCATATTCCGATTCGAGTTTCCTAGCTTGCTGGGTCCAGATGCTCTTTTTGGCTGGAAGGACAAGCTATGTCTAAGTAGAAAGTAGTGAGTCTCTGAACATTGGGAGCATGTTTCCTCTATTTTAAAATGGGTCTTAGatatattttgaattttaaaaaaattaaatgaaAAAATCACACGtagatcttcacgtgctacgcacTCACAAAGTAGTTTCATAAAAATggacttgtcatgtgacgtgtgtaaaaagacaaaactcagtgctaaaaataatgcttttttcaagataaattttctctttttacatacaccacaaaaaatattggtttcgTGAAAATTGAGAACGCACatgtattatggagatgtacatgtaaaattttCTGTCAAATTTTTTTAACAATTCGAACTATAATTTTTTGTAAAGGAATCATACGCATCCGGGAgtcgaattgaatttccgttaGCCTCTTGCAAAGCGAGACAGAAAAATCATATAGTAGTACAGGTATATATATTGCTACCCTACTAGGAGTATATAGTAGTGGCCGGATGGTTTCATGCGCTAATCATAAGTACATCCACTccagtaaccaacaaatatatgtTTGGTTCTCAATTCGAGTCACAAATCGGTAGATGCATCTTAGTTATAATTATTTATCCATCCCAGATACTCAGTGCTAAGCGTGACGATAATATGTAAGCTTTTTTTTAGAGTATCTTCGTCCTATGGCGACACGCAGATGCTAAGTGGCTAACTGCTCGAAGTGAGAGATATTGCGTACCACCGGTGTTAAGGGACATCGATATTTATGATGGAAGATTGAAATGAGTTCGGCTTTGAGTTAATGAAGCTATCAATCGGAGTACAAGGATCCAAACAACAAAAAATCAAGAAAGTGCGGGTGGCAGTTAGAGGTACAAGAAAATGAAGTGAACAGCTAAAGACGAAGAAAAGAACAAAAACATGCTATGAACTACTTGTATCCTGCAAAATCCCGAGCGGTTAACTAAACACTGACGATTCATCCCCGAGACTCCACTCCAAGGAACTGCCCCTGATCGTACTAGCACCTATGAAAAACCTTGTTGGTAGAGAGCTCCAACACATAGGACACCGGCTAGCTTCACCATGGAGAAGACGAGATTCCGAATTTCAAAGGGGGAAGGGCATCATTGCCGGCACCGACCAAGGCCGTGGGGAGCTTTCACGGATACTCCCGCACCCACCCCAAGCACCACCTATGGCCTTGCCCATATAACCAAGATAGACATCGGCTAGTGTAAAACACCGGCGATGTCTCCTCGTGGCATGCTACCAACTCCAACTACCACAATAGTATCAACAAAGGCCACACAAACCGGGAAGCGAAACATTGAGAAGTAGCCAAGCCAACTTGAACCAATACATCCACGAATAGGGTCCGAGGAGGAACTCGGACATGACACAAGTCAATAGGCCGTAGATAATACGTAAGGAGTAGTCCATCAGAAATGGATGGGCATCATGGCCACACCTCCAAGGAGGTAATCAACGTGCAAAggcgtcgtcatcgtcatcggcaATGGCCGAAGCCTTGCGGTGCTTTCTCACACACCACATCCTAATCACTGATGTCCCTGCCAAATAAAAACAGCATAGACGAAGCCAATTTAATATTGCTAGTAGCCCGCAATGCGCTGACAGTCAGTCATCCCAGAAATAGCGGGATCTAAGTGACCACCCGACAGTCGCCAAAATCTGGCTAGAGGGGAGAATAAACCTTGCACGGCAAAGGTTGGTCTGCTGGCGTTGAGATCGAattaagcccaagccaccaaccaTGAACCCCTTCCCAACCAGGTCCATGCACCCTGCCTAGAACGAGGTTTGCACCTCCAATCTCCCACGAGAGCGACCAATGAGGTAGGGGGAAGGTCTGCCGCCGCCAACCGCCGAGAATCCCCACCACGGTCGATACCCGAGCACGCCATAACAATCTCTAGAAGTCAGATTTCACTGAACCCTAGCACCAGAGAACACCGCTCGGGCGCACCCACGCAAGCCAGCCCCAACCGGCGGTGTAGATCTACGCTACCGTACTGTGTATCCTTCCAGCTCACAAATAAGCAATACTACAGAATTATTACATATCTccgtaatttttttaaaaaaattgtgcGCCTAATTTTCTTAAGTTTTACATATTTATATATCGTAGTACAATCATTAGTCAATAACCAATCTGAAATCTTAAATGCCGTTTTGCTGgctccaacttcacatttgtaaaccggagggagtacaaaaCTGTAGTGTACTGGAGTATTATTTGGTTAAACTGAAACAAGCCAATGGAAGAAGTTCACTGAGAGCGCGTTCACCATTGGTTAAAGGTAGAAGCTGGATGTAGACATGTAGACCGAGATAGATTGACAGATGGCGACTGAATACTTTTACAACAGCGCTCCCAGGGGGATCTACGCGGGAGGCTACGGCTTATCCTATTCACCGGCCTAGCTTATGTTATTGTGTTAATCGATCGGCGACAGATGCCCACGTCGGAGCACAGCACACACGGAGCCCGTGCCGGAGCGCGCCCGGCGCGTGCCAGCCCGTGCCCTGGAGCTGAGCGAAGCGCTATATACTTAACTAATTAACCCTTGATCCCGGCAACATATACAAGTACATGTGTGGCTGTTATATATGCATCGACTAGAATATGGCCGCTGCGttgccaaacaaaattggttggaGATTAAGTAGAAGACGAGGAGGCCTTGTGGCATTGGCAGATTGGCTGCCTCTTGTTTATAAATGGACTCGACCAATCGGTGATATGAACTGAATCTAGCAACGTAACAGCAGGATGATCATGTGGTGATCATCGGAAGGGGCAGGCGCGTGGCCGCCTGTGCCGCGGACGGGGTTTCCCCTCGTTCAGCACGTATGAGCAGGCGCCTCCGTATATGCCCACGCTCTAGCTACTTGCTCGGAGCATCTGTACTGTACGGCGGTATCCTTCGTATCCATCCTAATGGCATCTTCAGCGGGTCCTAAGCTTTTTATCCCTCCCCCTTTTAGCTTTAGGCCTTTTTCCCGTCGCATTTTAACGTCATTTGTAGGTGCCATGTGTTTTAATTTCTTTCCTATGAATTGAGACAATTCCACACTACGTGTTTATACAGTACGGGTGGACATCTTGCTCTTGATGGAAACGTGTTATGCCGGGAAAACATAAGGAAAACTCAAATCAGCCACCGACCACATTTGTTTGATTGGTTGCTCACGAGTCTGGAGCACGACTAGTTGTAGCTGCCGGTGGCCGCTGCTAGCTAGCAGTCTAGCACGATATGATGTGAGCGCCCATTCGCTCCAAAACTGGCCTGGACGATGTGTTGCATATGTCCAACCAATATGATGTGAGCGCAGACATGATATGCTGTTAAAGCAGAAGCGGGATGTTGTAAGGTTATTATGGGCATCTGCAACAAGTTTATGGTTTCTCCGGATTTTTCGATGTTGCATGCATGATTTTAAATTGTAACAACCATATGTGTCTTTTATTGTGAAATAACACAACAATTTTTTCTATTTAAAAATACAACAAATGTTGCAAGCTTTTCTAGGTGTGTGCTACAATTATGTGTGTCCTTAATTTTTTTATGTACAAGGTTTTTTATTGCAATCATTTGTGATTTTTGTTGAAATAGTTAGTGATTTCAGTTGCAAATTAACCTACAGCAAAAAATTGTTGCTTCAACCACTTCTTCATTGCTTTTAAAAACATGATTGTTGTAATAGTTTGTTATTTGTGTTAAAATTGTTGGTGATCTTTATTGTAAATCAATCTATATTTTTTGTTATTTAACCTTTTTAATAATACTTTTCAAATTATATTCCTACTATTTTGTTTTAATAATATTTTTTTATGCCGAGTGATAGGTTTTTGTTGCAGGAATCTCTGCCCTAGTGTAGAATCACCACGATGGCATATATTCCTAAATATTTAGAATGTTAGGGGCAAAAGGGATATACACATTTTTTAAAATGGAGAAGTTTGGAATGCGGGTTAATTTCTGGAAATCTATTAGTGGGATGCAAAACGTTATTTGAGCTACTCCTTAATGTTGGATGGCGATCTGATGACGGAGACAGTAACCAATTGTTTATTATTTACTCACGAGACTGGCGGCCAGCACTGTCCAAAACATAATCCAAAACGGTGACACAACAAACCCTAGGTTATATTGTAGGCCAAACAAATTTTGGCTCTCAATTTCAGGCAAAATTTTATGAAAATTGAGTAAACCTCATTCACTAGTATTTTACAATTTTTGTTTGGTTCTTTTACAAAACTATCATCTTTTATAATCAACCTTGTTTTTTCAAAATTAGAGATGGCATATTGAGCACCAGCATTTTAGAGAATATTTGGCTAGGTGACATTCCCCTTACCTAATGGCATTATGTTATTCCAtaacttgatattaatatattccacaTATCTAAAAAGGTGGGATGCCCTTTTCCCAACATTAACCATCGGTTTAAAAGGTTATGCATTGTTTTATCACATACTCGACTGAATATTGGTTTTAGAAGGTGCTTAACATGTAATAAGTGAACCATGTGGTTACACTTTATGTCAACAGTTGATGATGGTACATTTATTTTGTGAGGTAGACAAAAAAGAAGTTGGAGTCTCACGACCATATGTTTATTTACGATTAATTCTACGTATGCCAAGCTCGTGAATGTCCGCACTAGGTTTCTTCGCAAATGCATGGGGAAGTTATGATCTCACTAGAGATTAAACTATTTATGTCCTTTCTTAATAGAAAAGTTTTACCCCCAAGGGACAACCTAGCAATATGAATGTGGGAAGTTCTACTATTGCGACATGTATTGTATGTCATATTGTATATATTGCTTAAAACATTACTCTACCAATCAGTATTAGAAATATATTTTAGAATTGGTAAAATGAAATTGATAAGAAAAATCAGCCTAGGATACACATTTgtgttttagttttatttatgttgGTTAATATGGATTAGTAGGAAAAACAACGTTTTTACCAAGATAGGAGCATCTAATTGTTTGCAGGTTATCCATTTGGTTACTCACTTGATTCAGCTATGGTCTTTCCTACTctcttcaggacaacacaagcatATAGCTACTTGATGCAACTAATTGCTGATAGTCCCTCATGATATCTACATCCAGACTAGTTGGCAGCATACTAGTTTTTTCGAAATGGAGACATAGCCCGAGCCTCTACATCTTGACGCATGCAACCTTTTTATTACCATATTAAACTTTATGACGGTAGATCAACATGCTATAGATCCCGAGCAACCATCTCCAGTCGATTGCACTCAATAACCAAATCCTTTCGCTTCTCGGTTGGATGTAGGTAGGCAAGGGAATAACCTTCATAAAAGAAATCGACTTTTCATTGTTAAAAGAACAGTCGTTCTCGATGTTCTGTATAGCCCAAAGTAAAGCACATGCATGCATTTAGATTTGCGCT
Coding sequences within it:
- the LOC127345824 gene encoding protein IRON-RELATED TRANSCRIPTION FACTOR 2, with the protein product MGHQHQLFDDPFASSISSLDAEIFSGAGGHQQWPGLDLDGIPAAGAAGTSSGGYGSPGGEGTHRKISHNAYERDRRKQLNGLYSSLRSLLPDTDHTKKLSIPITVTKALKYIPELQKQVEGLEKKKEELTRASCKPGVLAMKENTAPIVSATCIDDRDIMVQVSLLSNMAGALPMSRCIKVLENEGLRLVSSSTSAFQNRTFYSLHLQRTQRTMSKVCPSFCEELENAIKKRAEMHQQQ